The DNA window GCTTCGCAGCCTTCTATCTGCTCAAAGACCGCATTGATCTCTTCTACCGCAAGAAAGAGCTAATCTTCGCTCGCAATGATGAGGAAAGAGCACGCCTGGCGGAGCATGAACAGATTAAACAAGAGCGCGAGAACTATTTGAACAGAGTAGCTTTGATCATGAAAAGGATTTATGCCGGTGATTCTCTCAATTCAATCTGTAGCGTTTTTGATTCCAAGATTCTCGAAAAGCTTAAACTTGAGCTCTCAGAGGTTCTTTTGTATCATCGGCATTCCGACCTTGCAAAACTAATCCGACCATTCCAAACTAACGCGGAAATCGAAGATATTATCCTTTCCCTTCGTCTCGCATTGGGTGATATCGACGCCCACACCGATCCGATCATTGCCCGCTCAGGCTTGCCGGTCAATTTTAATTTTACCGCCGAGACCCCTTTGGCAGCAGCAGATTTTAGCAAAGATACTCTCACACAGGCTTTCACCATCGACGACGAGGACACCCTCGATTTTGATGATGCGATCAGTTTTCATCAGAGCACAAATGGCTGGCGCTTAGGCATCCACATCTCCGATACGGCAGAAACAATCCCTTTAGGTTCTGTGCTTTACAACGAGGCTCAGCGCAGGATTTCTTCGCTCTATCTGCCAAACGAGGTGATCCCCCTCTTTCCTTCCGGCATCACTGAAAACACGCTCAGCTTGGTCAAAGGCGCGATTCGTCCTGTGATCTCCTTATCTGTGGAACTCAATACCGAGTTGGTGATATTGGATTGGAGTTTCAGACGTGAGCGCGTTTATATTTCTGAAAATCTCAGCTACCGCGAAGTTGACCGCCGCCTTGAACAAACACCTTTCAAAGACCTGATCCGCCTGGCGCGAAAACTCAAGTCAGAACGCGGCGCCGGAGATGAAATCGGACACGATAGATACGCCTGGCACTTAAAGCTGCGAGGAGGAAAAATCGTGATGAAACGTACCGACATTCACAGTCCGGCACGGATGCTGATCGAAGAACTGATGGTGCTCTACAATAGCTGCTTTGCCGGTCTGGCTTCAAAACACGCTGTTCCCCTGATCTATCGTAACGTCTCGCAGTTCTTTGCCGCAGATGAAAAAGAGGGATCGAGGCAGATCGGAGCGCAGGCATTTCTTTCCACCACACCCCAATTTCATCCCGGCATCGGCTCCCGAGCCTATGTGCATGCCTCCTCACCAATCCGCAGATTCAATGACCTGATCAATCAATATCAATTCATCGCTCTTTTGCAAAACGCTCCCGCCCCCTTTTCCGCCTCGGACCTTGAATCGCTCATTCCGGTGATCGAAAAACGCGTCCTCCTGATTCGCGAGATTCTACCAAGAATTGAGCACTATTGGCTGTTGCGATTTCTGGCGCAAGACTATCTGCATCAAGCGCTTGACGCTGTTTTT is part of the Candidatus Cloacimonadaceae bacterium genome and encodes:
- a CDS encoding RNB domain-containing ribonuclease codes for the protein MESIFPGSLVLFYNLGELHLGAVISADQTSFYVQISDGTILQLPLSRFCLISKELIDPAVAEESLAGFKALLNSEYLKLDAEKLAELIHNQDKPLGFDELSILAELVSDAKRFAAFYLLKDRIDLFYRKKELIFARNDEERARLAEHEQIKQERENYLNRVALIMKRIYAGDSLNSICSVFDSKILEKLKLELSEVLLYHRHSDLAKLIRPFQTNAEIEDIILSLRLALGDIDAHTDPIIARSGLPVNFNFTAETPLAAADFSKDTLTQAFTIDDEDTLDFDDAISFHQSTNGWRLGIHISDTAETIPLGSVLYNEAQRRISSLYLPNEVIPLFPSGITENTLSLVKGAIRPVISLSVELNTELVILDWSFRRERVYISENLSYREVDRRLEQTPFKDLIRLARKLKSERGAGDEIGHDRYAWHLKLRGGKIVMKRTDIHSPARMLIEELMVLYNSCFAGLASKHAVPLIYRNVSQFFAADEKEGSRQIGAQAFLSTTPQFHPGIGSRAYVHASSPIRRFNDLINQYQFIALLQNAPAPFSASDLESLIPVIEKRVLLIREILPRIEHYWLLRFLAQDYLHQALDAVFIKAYKDYYLVELLPWCKRINVFCDAYPPLLQELKIVARDIDLENQCMSVDLIL